The Micromonospora sp. Llam0 genome contains a region encoding:
- a CDS encoding FxLD family lanthipeptide has translation MSITTEERSVTSILPATAGTDDEFDTDGWELDVTFVESGESVDTLIYMTNDGCGKTCQSACSTTCP, from the coding sequence ATGTCGATCACAACCGAGGAGAGGTCTGTCACGTCGATCCTGCCGGCGACGGCCGGCACGGACGACGAGTTCGACACGGACGGCTGGGAGCTGGACGTCACATTCGTCGAGTCCGGCGAAAGCGTCGACACATTGATCTACATGACCAACGACGGGTGCGGCAAGACCTGCCAATCCGCCTGCAGCACCACCTGCCCGTAG
- a CDS encoding APC family permease has protein sequence MSVSHGVPRPRRGGVAAALARSQLGVPQVVFFVLAAAAPMTVVASAVPTAYAVTGLSGVPVAYAATAAVMVLFAAGYVAMSRHVVNAGSMYSYVAHALGPACGVAAAFVAVVAYNLMQVGLYGAFGVVTAATVSAVAGVGVPWWVWALGGWLLVAGLGLARVDLNGRVLGVLLVAEITVVVVFDTIMATHSADGGLALHGLEPAHLAVPGMAAILVGGIAGYVGVEATTVLAEETRDPRRTVAHATYTAIAVTAILYAGSAWAMQTAAGPDRIVDAAARHGPELMFVLVDGHLPRLIVDVGRLLLVTSLFAALLAFHNMVARYLFALGREQVLPTSLGRTHGRTGAPRLGSLTQTSVAGLVIVVYALAGLDPIVHLFFWLTVTGGLGVLILMTATSLAVLVYFRHDRRGESRWSTAFAPGVALNLLVFILGGTLIGFGDLLDAPPGSPARWALPGLYAAAVTAGLVWAAVLHRTRRHVYATVGAGADAATRPTTHPTPAARKEIRR, from the coding sequence GTGTCTGTTTCTCATGGTGTGCCGCGTCCGCGTCGAGGTGGTGTCGCCGCCGCGTTGGCCAGGTCCCAGCTGGGCGTGCCGCAGGTAGTGTTCTTCGTCCTGGCGGCTGCGGCGCCGATGACGGTGGTCGCGTCGGCGGTGCCGACGGCGTATGCGGTGACCGGCCTGTCGGGGGTGCCGGTCGCGTACGCGGCGACCGCCGCCGTGATGGTGCTGTTCGCGGCCGGCTACGTCGCCATGTCGCGGCATGTGGTCAACGCCGGGTCGATGTACTCGTACGTCGCCCACGCTCTCGGTCCCGCCTGTGGTGTGGCGGCGGCGTTCGTGGCGGTGGTCGCCTACAACCTGATGCAGGTCGGCCTGTACGGGGCGTTCGGTGTCGTCACGGCCGCGACCGTGTCGGCGGTGGCCGGTGTCGGCGTGCCGTGGTGGGTGTGGGCGCTCGGAGGCTGGCTGCTGGTCGCGGGTCTGGGGTTGGCGCGGGTCGACCTCAACGGCCGGGTTCTGGGTGTGCTGCTGGTCGCGGAGATCACCGTGGTGGTGGTCTTTGACACGATCATGGCCACCCATTCCGCCGACGGGGGACTAGCGCTGCACGGGTTGGAGCCGGCGCATCTGGCGGTGCCGGGGATGGCGGCGATCCTCGTCGGTGGGATCGCCGGCTACGTCGGGGTCGAGGCCACCACCGTCCTCGCGGAGGAGACCCGTGACCCCCGCCGTACGGTCGCGCACGCCACCTACACCGCGATCGCCGTCACCGCGATCCTGTACGCGGGGTCGGCGTGGGCGATGCAGACCGCCGCCGGCCCCGATCGGATCGTCGACGCCGCCGCCCGCCATGGGCCGGAGTTGATGTTCGTGCTGGTCGACGGCCACCTCCCACGCCTGATCGTCGACGTGGGCCGGTTGCTGCTGGTGACGAGCCTGTTCGCCGCGCTGCTGGCCTTCCACAACATGGTCGCCCGCTACCTGTTCGCGTTGGGCCGCGAACAGGTCCTCCCCACGAGCCTGGGGCGCACCCACGGCCGGACCGGGGCGCCGAGACTCGGCTCCCTCACCCAGACCAGCGTGGCCGGCCTCGTCATCGTGGTCTACGCGCTGGCCGGCCTGGATCCGATCGTTCATCTGTTCTTCTGGTTGACCGTCACCGGCGGGCTGGGTGTGTTGATCCTGATGACCGCGACCAGCCTCGCCGTCCTCGTCTACTTCCGTCACGACCGCCGGGGTGAGTCCCGCTGGTCAACCGCGTTCGCTCCCGGCGTCGCGCTCAACCTGCTGGTGTTCATCCTCGGCGGCACTCTCATCGGTTTCGGTGACCTCCTCGACGCCCCGCCCGGCTCCCCGGCCCGGTGGGCGCTGCCCGGCCTCTACGCCGCCGCCGTCACCGCCGGTCTGGTCTGGGCCGCCGTCCTGCACCGCACACGCCGCCATGTCTACGCCACCGTCGGCGCGGGCGCCGACGCCGCGACCCGACCCACCACCCACCCGACCCCCGCCGCACGTAAGGAGATCCGTCGGTGA
- a CDS encoding SAM-dependent methyltransferase: MSDTAPTTRLGIDTSVPQSARVWNYWLGGKDNFAADRQIGDRIRAANPHIAEIALAQRAFLVRAVTHLAHAGVRQFLDIGTGLPTADNTHQVAQTLAPESRIVYVDHDPLVLAHARALLTSTADGATDYIDADLTDPESILSRAADTLDFDQPVALILLGVTAHLTDDIQAYAIVRRLVDAVPAGSYLALCDDTNVIHPAPMDDMVRQWNASGENPRVNRTPDTIAGFFHGLELLEPGVVSVTRWRPDTAHTVDVDDFGGLARKP, encoded by the coding sequence ATGAGCGACACCGCGCCCACCACGAGGCTGGGCATCGACACCAGCGTCCCGCAGTCCGCCCGGGTCTGGAACTACTGGCTCGGCGGCAAGGACAACTTCGCCGCCGACCGCCAGATCGGAGACCGGATCAGAGCGGCGAACCCGCACATCGCCGAGATCGCGCTGGCGCAACGCGCGTTCCTCGTCCGGGCCGTCACCCACCTCGCCCACGCCGGTGTCCGCCAGTTCCTCGACATCGGCACTGGCCTGCCCACCGCCGACAACACCCATCAGGTCGCCCAGACACTCGCACCCGAATCCCGCATCGTCTACGTCGACCACGACCCCCTCGTTCTCGCCCACGCCCGCGCCCTACTCACCAGCACCGCCGACGGTGCCACCGACTACATCGACGCCGACCTGACCGACCCCGAGTCGATCCTGTCCCGGGCCGCCGACACCCTCGACTTCGACCAACCCGTCGCCCTGATCCTGCTCGGCGTCACCGCCCACCTCACCGACGACATCCAGGCGTACGCCATCGTGCGCCGCCTCGTCGACGCCGTCCCCGCCGGCAGCTACCTCGCCCTGTGCGACGACACCAACGTCATCCACCCCGCACCGATGGACGACATGGTCCGCCAATGGAACGCCAGCGGCGAAAACCCCCGCGTCAACCGCACCCCCGACACCATCGCCGGCTTCTTCCACGGACTCGAACTCCTGGAACCCGGCGTCGTGTCCGTCACCCGCTGGCGACCCGACACCGCCCACACCGTCGACGTCGACGACTTCGGAGGACTCGCCCGTAAACCCTGA
- a CDS encoding GNAT family N-acetyltransferase, which produces MTTTPTTTVIRVADRHDIPALTATLVEAFVDTPDAAWLIPDPGERRHVYQRLCPAILTHTMTSGTVYTSDDHAGAAVWLPHTAAGTPDPHHTALVDRVAGPHAGRFAHLAALLHEHAPRRPHTYLAYLGVASDRRRQGVGTALLAHRHATCDTAGTPVHLVATSGDARRLYQRHGYYDTAPTPVHLPDGGPPLWPMWRQPRTRGVGSGRES; this is translated from the coding sequence GTGACCACCACCCCCACCACGACCGTGATCCGTGTCGCCGACCGCCACGACATCCCCGCACTCACCGCGACCCTGGTCGAGGCGTTCGTCGACACCCCCGACGCCGCCTGGCTCATCCCCGACCCCGGCGAACGCCGACACGTCTACCAGCGACTCTGCCCGGCGATCCTCACCCACACGATGACCTCGGGCACCGTGTACACCAGCGACGACCACGCCGGCGCCGCAGTCTGGCTGCCCCACACCGCCGCCGGCACCCCCGACCCCCACCACACCGCACTGGTGGACCGGGTTGCGGGCCCGCACGCCGGACGGTTCGCCCACCTCGCCGCGCTCCTGCACGAACACGCCCCGCGCCGCCCGCACACCTACCTGGCGTACCTCGGCGTCGCTTCCGACCGGCGGCGTCAGGGTGTCGGCACCGCCCTGCTCGCGCACCGGCACGCCACCTGCGACACCGCCGGCACCCCCGTGCACCTGGTCGCCACCAGCGGCGACGCCCGCCGCCTTTATCAACGGCACGGCTACTACGACACCGCTCCGACGCCGGTGCACCTGCCCGACGGTGGCCCGCCCCTGTGGCCGATGTGGCGTCAACCCCGCACCCGCGGTGTCGGCTCCGGCCGGGAGTCGTGA
- a CDS encoding GPP34 family phosphoprotein, giving the protein MTVYQSEAGRRSVLSVPVERRLLADEFFLMAHHDVSGQLRVTARIAGFGATAAVLADLVVAGVLEVTPSGHLACPEPGVRLVGLERQIAAWVAAEPGQPVPAWLDVLADVSVPAIGQRLADAGVVRPVRVRRLVTVRTVWEPTDMNVAAWPWARLSTRIGRGDRLDQFDSALARLCVAAGVEGRFLGGEPRARQRLDRLLSPVPAQVDALLWELSAAVGRAVLGGRT; this is encoded by the coding sequence GTGACCGTCTACCAGTCTGAGGCCGGTCGGCGGTCGGTGTTGTCGGTGCCGGTGGAGCGTCGGTTGTTGGCGGATGAGTTCTTCCTGATGGCGCATCACGACGTGTCGGGTCAGCTGCGGGTGACGGCGCGGATCGCCGGGTTCGGGGCGACGGCCGCGGTGTTGGCGGACCTGGTCGTGGCGGGGGTGTTGGAGGTGACGCCGTCGGGGCATCTGGCGTGTCCCGAACCGGGGGTGCGGCTGGTCGGGTTGGAGCGGCAGATAGCGGCCTGGGTGGCGGCCGAGCCGGGTCAGCCGGTTCCGGCGTGGCTCGACGTTCTCGCCGATGTGTCGGTGCCGGCGATCGGTCAGCGGTTGGCCGATGCGGGGGTGGTGCGTCCGGTGCGGGTCCGGCGGCTGGTGACGGTCCGGACGGTGTGGGAGCCGACGGACATGAACGTGGCGGCGTGGCCGTGGGCCCGGTTGTCGACCCGGATCGGCCGCGGCGACCGGTTAGACCAGTTCGACAGCGCCCTGGCGCGGTTGTGTGTCGCCGCTGGTGTCGAGGGCCGGTTCCTCGGCGGTGAGCCGCGGGCTCGGCAGCGTCTGGACCGGTTGTTGAGTCCGGTGCCGGCGCAGGTCGACGCCCTGTTGTGGGAGTTGTCGGCGGCGGTCGGTCGGGCTGTGTTGGGTGGTCGGACCTGA
- a CDS encoding prolyl oligopeptidase family serine peptidase translates to MSYDWLTGVDGALHWVESSPETGRAMVVTWRPEQDPSDVQISRLYGANVGSSLHAYGGMPYAIHPSAGAVMVSGSTGLLAVDIAATKTAHVYGDLTQNADELLCVREDDAGDELVAIDILTGGLRVLLATDGFLASPRTFAGRLAWTQWGRGAMPWDSSELWVAEYQPGKSIRRKRRIAGGPDESAVQPQWNVDGALYFLSDRSGWWNLYRWRDGQTYEIAPMAAECAAAPWESSYSNYVLLPGQRIGLVFQRGPRFGLIVVEPDGHMNPVKLPYTAIKPHVAAIDNRIALIGASPTRPQQIALVSTDGSENLEVVRESAVGVTESVSISVPEIIQVASQEADLTVLFYPPTGKGDPAPLIVRPHPGPTYHSDLRLDWEVQFFTSRGFAVADVDYRGSTGYGREFRKALDGEWGRLDVEDCRYVAMHLLATGRVCPGGVFISGASAGGFTALRAACEEGPFLLAVARSAIVDPVRWMTTAPRFQRPHAGILASDGARVMPDRVRCPVLLIHGDRDDVAPIDDVTELAAALDHRGLLAGMLALGGVGHYISTPAALSAALEAELQAYLEVIKSSGHSLPE, encoded by the coding sequence GTGTCGTACGACTGGCTCACCGGCGTGGACGGCGCGCTGCACTGGGTCGAGTCGTCACCAGAGACCGGCCGAGCCATGGTAGTGACGTGGAGGCCCGAGCAGGATCCCTCCGACGTTCAGATCTCACGCCTCTATGGGGCGAACGTTGGCAGTAGCCTGCACGCCTACGGCGGTATGCCCTACGCGATCCACCCGTCAGCCGGTGCGGTGATGGTGAGCGGCTCTACTGGGCTACTCGCGGTCGACATCGCTGCCACCAAAACCGCGCATGTCTATGGCGATCTCACTCAAAATGCCGATGAATTGCTGTGTGTCCGCGAGGATGACGCCGGAGACGAGTTGGTTGCAATCGATATTCTGACAGGCGGGCTACGTGTCTTGCTGGCAACCGATGGGTTTCTCGCCTCGCCGCGGACATTCGCGGGCCGACTAGCTTGGACTCAATGGGGCAGGGGCGCGATGCCCTGGGACTCCAGTGAACTGTGGGTTGCCGAATACCAACCAGGAAAATCCATCCGCCGAAAAAGGAGAATCGCCGGAGGGCCTGACGAGTCAGCTGTTCAGCCACAATGGAACGTTGACGGAGCGTTGTATTTTCTGTCTGACCGTTCAGGCTGGTGGAACCTATATCGTTGGCGCGATGGACAGACGTATGAGATAGCACCGATGGCCGCCGAGTGTGCTGCTGCACCGTGGGAGTCGAGCTACTCCAACTATGTCCTTCTTCCGGGGCAGCGGATCGGCCTGGTCTTTCAACGCGGACCAAGGTTCGGGCTGATTGTTGTCGAACCTGACGGTCACATGAACCCCGTCAAGCTGCCCTACACCGCAATCAAGCCTCATGTTGCCGCAATCGATAACAGGATTGCACTTATCGGCGCATCCCCAACCCGCCCGCAGCAGATTGCCTTGGTGTCGACCGACGGCTCCGAAAATCTGGAAGTGGTTCGGGAGAGTGCTGTTGGCGTCACGGAATCCGTCTCAATCTCCGTTCCGGAAATAATACAGGTGGCCTCTCAAGAGGCCGACTTGACCGTCCTATTCTATCCGCCAACGGGCAAGGGTGATCCAGCCCCACTGATTGTCCGGCCGCATCCTGGGCCGACATATCACAGCGATCTTCGACTAGACTGGGAAGTACAGTTCTTCACGAGTCGCGGGTTTGCGGTGGCCGACGTCGACTATCGTGGGAGCACCGGATACGGCCGAGAATTTCGCAAGGCATTGGACGGCGAGTGGGGTCGACTTGACGTCGAGGATTGTCGCTATGTGGCAATGCATCTGCTGGCAACGGGCAGAGTGTGTCCTGGCGGCGTTTTCATCTCAGGGGCGAGTGCCGGAGGTTTCACCGCGCTGCGGGCAGCATGCGAGGAAGGGCCGTTCCTGCTGGCTGTAGCCAGGTCGGCAATTGTCGATCCAGTAAGGTGGATGACTACGGCACCCCGTTTTCAGCGACCACACGCGGGAATCCTGGCCTCCGACGGCGCTCGCGTCATGCCGGATCGAGTAAGATGCCCTGTCCTGCTAATCCACGGTGATCGGGATGATGTCGCGCCGATAGATGACGTGACCGAGTTAGCGGCAGCGCTCGATCACCGAGGACTGCTGGCCGGCATGTTGGCACTCGGCGGCGTCGGGCACTACATATCCACGCCCGCTGCTCTATCGGCGGCGTTGGAAGCGGAACTCCAAGCCTACCTCGAGGTGATCAAGAGTAGCGGGCACTCCCTTCCGGAGTGA
- the fxlM gene encoding methyltransferase, FxLD system translates to MTMTGEMGVEDPAMRRAAMVSELREDVIVSEAVAAAFLTVPRHVFAEGEPLEAVYDSNTPLVTKVDSRGAALSSVSAAHIQAVMLERAGIEPGMRVLEIGSGGYNAALIAELVGPEGSVTSVDIDEEIVARARRCLRSAGYGRVRVVRADAEHGVPEHAPYDRIIVTVGAWDIPPAWINQLSGRGRIVVPLRFAGLSRCIAFDRVGTRLVSRSYCLGGFVPMQGQGTFTDTVVPVTGDAALRVDGPDPGFDVPALRRAIHGRRIARWSGAAFDLPDELELFVVTSGPLVPFLHASQALVDQGVFTPAVTVGAAVLVEAGSFAYRTKRGNEDTGGWESGVYAHGPNAEDVAERYLDLLRRWAAGYRRRGAARIEYIPGDGDGGTPRGWCAPKRHGVVAVSWP, encoded by the coding sequence ATGACTATGACAGGCGAGATGGGTGTCGAGGATCCCGCGATGCGACGGGCAGCGATGGTTTCCGAGTTGCGGGAGGACGTCATCGTCTCGGAGGCCGTGGCTGCGGCGTTCTTGACTGTGCCTCGCCACGTGTTCGCGGAGGGTGAACCGTTGGAGGCGGTGTACGACTCGAACACGCCGCTGGTGACCAAGGTCGACTCCCGCGGGGCGGCGCTGAGTTCGGTGTCCGCCGCGCATATCCAGGCGGTGATGCTGGAGCGGGCCGGGATCGAGCCGGGGATGCGGGTGCTGGAGATCGGCTCGGGTGGCTACAACGCGGCGCTGATCGCGGAGCTGGTCGGCCCCGAGGGTTCGGTCACGTCGGTGGACATCGACGAGGAGATCGTCGCGCGGGCGCGCCGGTGTCTGCGGTCGGCCGGTTACGGGCGGGTACGGGTCGTGCGGGCTGACGCCGAGCATGGTGTGCCGGAGCACGCGCCGTACGACCGGATCATCGTGACGGTCGGGGCGTGGGACATCCCTCCGGCGTGGATCAACCAACTGTCCGGGCGCGGCAGGATCGTCGTGCCGCTGCGGTTCGCCGGGTTGTCCCGCTGTATCGCGTTCGACCGCGTCGGCACCCGCCTGGTCTCCCGCAGCTACTGTCTCGGTGGTTTCGTGCCGATGCAGGGCCAGGGCACGTTCACCGACACGGTGGTGCCGGTCACCGGTGACGCGGCGCTGCGGGTCGACGGGCCCGACCCGGGCTTCGACGTGCCGGCGCTGCGCCGGGCGATCCACGGGCGGCGGATCGCACGGTGGTCCGGGGCGGCGTTCGACCTGCCTGATGAGTTGGAGCTGTTCGTGGTGACCAGCGGGCCGCTGGTGCCGTTCCTGCACGCCAGCCAGGCGCTGGTCGACCAGGGCGTGTTCACGCCGGCGGTGACTGTCGGCGCGGCTGTCCTGGTCGAGGCGGGCAGTTTCGCCTACCGGACGAAACGCGGGAACGAGGACACCGGCGGGTGGGAGAGCGGCGTCTACGCGCACGGACCGAACGCCGAGGACGTGGCCGAGCGGTACCTCGACCTGCTGCGCCGGTGGGCGGCCGGTTACCGCCGCCGAGGGGCCGCGCGCATCGAGTACATCCCAGGTGATGGCGACGGGGGTACGCCGCGCGGGTGGTGCGCGCCGAAACGCCACGGGGTTGTCGCGGTCTCGTGGCCCTGA
- a CDS encoding helix-turn-helix transcriptional regulator — MGQALKTLEPGRSVRHFLGAEVRRLRQERDMSQADLGRALFVHKDLIRKIEAAERTASDDLVERCDVALAAGGALRRLIPMLQRERGLGAGGDAGSRARGFRSEATDRPVLDWLLSSALDAGHSRDFDDKSSEAALRLQELRSADHAHGAGQVYSIVTDILGRELDIMAARSPLVATGFLELAGYEAVDLGADAAAQRHYQHALAIATRSGNRLYGGYLIAVSLAHLALHCGDADQAGRLATAALRGTEHQTTPGVRAVFRTVLARSQARRGDEAACAATLLQVEADLARSIPSGEPPWIAYFSEADLADEKAHCFYDLGLHELAQREVTRAVAQLEPTRARRLAIDTALYAASLARSRQIDHACAVARQAIDHAAKLNSFRSAHRIVLMLAELHPYTDLPDVRDLGEYAATQLPTLITPEGSARYS, encoded by the coding sequence GTGGGCCAAGCCCTCAAAACGCTCGAGCCGGGAAGGTCTGTGCGGCACTTCCTCGGCGCGGAGGTCCGTCGCCTACGTCAAGAGCGCGACATGTCTCAGGCGGACCTTGGCAGGGCGTTGTTCGTGCACAAGGACCTGATCCGCAAGATCGAGGCTGCGGAGCGAACAGCTTCAGATGATCTGGTAGAACGATGCGATGTAGCGCTTGCCGCTGGAGGCGCGCTCCGCCGCTTGATCCCGATGCTGCAACGTGAACGTGGGCTGGGAGCGGGTGGAGACGCGGGGAGCAGGGCGCGGGGGTTTCGGTCCGAAGCTACCGATCGTCCGGTCCTGGACTGGCTCTTGTCCTCTGCTCTGGACGCTGGGCACTCACGTGACTTCGATGACAAGAGCTCGGAGGCGGCGCTGAGACTGCAGGAGCTCCGAAGCGCTGACCACGCTCATGGTGCCGGCCAGGTCTACTCGATCGTCACCGACATCCTTGGGCGCGAACTCGACATCATGGCCGCTCGCTCGCCGCTCGTAGCAACGGGGTTCCTCGAACTCGCTGGGTACGAAGCGGTCGACCTCGGGGCGGATGCCGCCGCGCAGCGGCACTACCAGCATGCTTTGGCGATCGCGACGAGAAGCGGAAACCGTCTGTACGGGGGATACCTCATAGCTGTCAGCCTTGCCCATCTGGCACTGCACTGCGGGGACGCGGACCAGGCGGGGCGCCTCGCCACCGCCGCACTGCGCGGCACCGAACATCAGACCACGCCCGGCGTACGGGCGGTCTTCCGCACGGTGCTGGCCCGCTCTCAGGCAAGACGCGGCGACGAGGCCGCCTGTGCCGCAACGCTCCTTCAAGTTGAGGCGGATCTCGCCCGGAGCATTCCCTCGGGTGAGCCGCCCTGGATCGCCTACTTCAGCGAAGCCGATCTCGCCGACGAGAAGGCTCACTGCTTCTATGATCTTGGACTTCATGAGCTAGCGCAACGCGAAGTGACCCGAGCGGTCGCGCAGCTGGAGCCGACTCGTGCACGACGTTTGGCGATAGACACTGCCCTCTACGCTGCGTCCCTCGCGCGATCGCGTCAGATTGACCACGCCTGCGCCGTGGCACGCCAGGCGATTGACCATGCCGCAAAGCTCAATTCGTTTCGCAGCGCTCACCGCATCGTCCTCATGCTCGCCGAGCTTCACCCCTACACGGATCTTCCCGATGTGAGGGACCTCGGCGAGTACGCCGCGACACAGTTACCCACCCTGATCACTCCGGAAGGGAGTGCCCGCTACTCTTGA